A genomic window from Cloacibacillus evryensis DSM 19522 includes:
- a CDS encoding tetratricopeptide repeat protein, producing the protein MENEDKMSGENIKCPDMVPEEQKGMTEEEREWSVKSPPRPRVPRYVFVTIALILLIAFGGGSWWYYRKNVLPEKYYLRATALMKEKEYARAEELYRRIMKIRPERRDVLYNIAYCKEETGDTAEAIRYYEEHLKTAKNDAKAMTRLGWLYMKGGEYERALRWLKEAASRDKKNDELWRLTAGAAVKAGDGEEAAKAWAHIATLYKEPDKIMECGKELLALKDYRRAIDVYVLAAKAAPGDNRPLHGMNAAKAMLGLPTEAKFVILPGKSLGLIKLDASKEEVKEEMGGKSPDAKIFGHVGGKSMMADHPVEIWLYNKDDPQRELRVIFIAGKVNEIETASPLYRTEEGLGLSNFLLAKNADKLKWRKEARNSALLCLAKGGGLTFFASGLNENGTEAADKRLRVHHGEVSIDNVDGFSLMRLGGR; encoded by the coding sequence ATGGAAAACGAAGATAAGATGAGCGGCGAAAACATCAAATGTCCTGATATGGTCCCGGAGGAACAGAAGGGGATGACCGAAGAGGAACGCGAGTGGAGCGTGAAGAGCCCTCCGCGGCCCAGGGTCCCCAGATATGTCTTTGTAACTATCGCGCTGATCCTGCTCATCGCCTTTGGCGGAGGCAGCTGGTGGTACTACAGAAAGAACGTGCTTCCCGAAAAATATTATCTCCGCGCCACGGCGCTGATGAAAGAGAAGGAGTACGCCAGGGCCGAGGAGCTCTACCGCCGGATAATGAAGATCCGCCCCGAGAGGCGCGACGTCCTCTACAACATCGCCTACTGCAAAGAGGAGACGGGGGACACGGCCGAGGCGATAAGGTACTATGAGGAACACCTAAAAACGGCCAAGAACGACGCCAAGGCGATGACGCGCCTCGGCTGGCTCTATATGAAGGGCGGCGAGTATGAACGGGCGCTCCGGTGGCTCAAAGAGGCGGCTTCCCGTGACAAAAAGAACGACGAGCTGTGGCGGCTCACCGCCGGCGCGGCGGTGAAGGCGGGCGACGGCGAAGAGGCGGCAAAGGCCTGGGCGCATATCGCGACGCTATACAAGGAACCCGATAAGATAATGGAGTGCGGTAAGGAGCTGCTCGCGCTCAAGGACTACCGCCGCGCGATCGACGTATACGTCCTCGCGGCGAAAGCCGCCCCCGGCGACAACCGCCCGCTGCACGGCATGAACGCCGCCAAGGCGATGCTCGGCCTGCCTACGGAGGCTAAATTCGTCATCCTGCCGGGAAAGTCGCTCGGCCTGATAAAACTTGACGCCTCCAAAGAGGAGGTCAAGGAAGAGATGGGCGGCAAGAGCCCCGACGCCAAGATATTCGGCCACGTCGGAGGCAAGTCGATGATGGCCGACCATCCCGTCGAGATCTGGTTATACAACAAAGACGACCCTCAGCGCGAACTGCGCGTGATATTCATCGCCGGCAAGGTCAACGAAATAGAGACAGCCTCGCCGCTCTACAGGACGGAAGAGGGGCTGGGGCTTTCAAACTTCCTGCTCGCGAAAAACGCCGATAAGTTAAAATGGCGCAAAGAGGCGCGCAACAGCGCGCTGCTCTGCCTCGCGAAGGGCGGAGGGCTCACCTTCTTCGCCTCCGGCCTGAACGAGAACGGTACGGAGGCGGCGGACAAGCGTCTGCGCGTACATCACGGAGAGGTCAGCATAGACAACGTCGACGGTTTTTCGCTGATGCGGCTCGGCGGCAGATAA
- a CDS encoding DUF2156 domain-containing protein: MDLNFQEITLEEAPRYIAHWNMCEQRTSDYCFPVIWSLGADFGTKLAYDESTDLYWLHQSKVGLADLAPVGNWRRDDWPRILRERYGDEMEFFLVPEKLAEIWCSELAGKANVEVVDDRGTWEYLYNIRELATLAGNKYMKKRNRVNQFRKNYDYVYEPMTDGLLPEVVDFQYSWCQVNHCGTTAGLMQENHAIQKILQNWNRIPNLCGGVIKIKDQIVAYTIGELAGDMLVVHYEKASLEYGAAYQVINREFLSHIIGLHPELEIVNREEDMNDPGLRAAKMSYMPIGFLKECRVEIKFI, translated from the coding sequence TTGGATTTAAATTTTCAGGAGATAACACTGGAAGAGGCGCCCAGATATATCGCGCATTGGAACATGTGCGAACAGCGCACCTCGGACTATTGTTTCCCGGTTATATGGAGCCTGGGCGCGGACTTCGGCACGAAGCTCGCCTATGACGAGAGCACGGACCTGTATTGGCTGCACCAAAGCAAAGTGGGGCTCGCCGACCTCGCGCCGGTCGGAAACTGGCGGCGGGACGACTGGCCGCGGATACTGCGCGAACGCTACGGGGACGAAATGGAGTTTTTCCTCGTTCCGGAAAAGCTCGCGGAGATATGGTGCTCCGAACTTGCCGGCAAGGCGAACGTCGAGGTTGTGGACGACCGCGGGACATGGGAGTACCTCTACAACATACGGGAGCTGGCGACGCTTGCGGGAAACAAATATATGAAGAAGCGCAACCGCGTCAACCAGTTCAGAAAGAACTACGACTACGTCTACGAACCGATGACCGACGGGCTGCTGCCGGAGGTGGTGGACTTTCAGTATTCGTGGTGCCAGGTGAACCACTGCGGCACGACTGCCGGACTGATGCAGGAAAATCACGCTATCCAGAAGATATTGCAGAACTGGAACCGCATACCGAACCTCTGCGGCGGCGTGATCAAGATCAAGGATCAGATCGTCGCCTACACGATCGGCGAGCTCGCCGGAGATATGCTCGTCGTCCATTATGAGAAGGCGAGCCTCGAATACGGCGCGGCATATCAGGTGATAAACAGGGAGTTCCTTTCACACATCATCGGGCTCCATCCGGAACTTGAGATCGTCAACCGGGAGGAAGACATGAACGATCCCGGCCTGCGCGCGGCGAAGATGTCCTACATGCCGATCGGCTTCCTCAAAGAGTGCAGGGTAGAAATCAAGTTTATATAA
- a CDS encoding peptidylprolyl isomerase: MMKILALSAMVAAAVMFPFAAKQAEAADAAEAAPKRQVATFETNYGTFKIELFNDLAPKTVKNFVDLAQKGYYNGLSFHRVIDQFMIQGGCPKGNGTGGPGYNIPDEFGKGLKHDKPGILSMANAGPNTGGSQFFITLVPTPWLDGKHAIFGHVTAGMDVVEKIGKLPTDSMDRPLKKVVMEKVTIH, from the coding sequence ATGATGAAAATATTGGCACTCAGCGCAATGGTGGCGGCGGCGGTAATGTTCCCCTTCGCGGCGAAGCAGGCGGAGGCGGCGGACGCCGCGGAAGCCGCGCCTAAACGTCAGGTCGCTACCTTCGAGACGAACTACGGCACATTCAAGATCGAACTCTTCAACGATCTCGCGCCGAAGACGGTGAAAAACTTCGTCGACCTCGCGCAGAAGGGCTACTACAACGGCCTCTCCTTCCACCGCGTCATCGATCAGTTCATGATCCAGGGCGGCTGCCCGAAGGGCAACGGCACAGGCGGCCCCGGCTACAACATCCCCGACGAATTCGGCAAGGGCCTCAAGCATGACAAACCGGGGATACTCTCCATGGCCAACGCCGGCCCCAATACCGGCGGTTCGCAGTTCTTCATCACACTCGTGCCGACGCCCTGGCTTGACGGCAAACATGCCATCTTCGGACATGTGACGGCGGGTATGGACGTCGTGGAAAAGATCGGCAAGCTCCCGACCGATTCGATGGACAGGCCGCTTAAGAAAGTGGTTATGGAGAAGGTCACTATCCACTAG
- a CDS encoding nucleoside kinase: protein MEIKFKDGDPLVCEGPVTARDAMEMINFPKRENVVACRVNRVQRPLSWEIVMDSFVEFITTDSIEGIEVYIRTLSFLLTSAATRIRGMRLSLTQSMSYSYYYESPDGEITEDICRELEAEMRRMVDEGVPITRESFPIDVARAVMHAQNYEDKEQLLLFAGSDPVIVYNCCGVYDFFGGALADCAAITPTFELRHYNGGIFLSGPTFADPTKTMAFVESPRLFKLIDSHTDWLKNLHMSTMAGIHRQVTDGRSRDMIMVCEALHTKLLSNTSAQIEARPEVRLLCLAGPSSSGKTTSSRRLRVQLLSSGIKSATLELDNYFVDREHTPLDREGKPDFEALEALDLELVNEHITALLAGREVDIPKFDFLTGKRTKGYKMRISPDELLVIEGIHGLNEKLTASVPADKKYRIFICPLTGTNIDFHNRIGTTDTRLLRRLVRDARTRGHSAEATLMQWPSVVRGSHRHIFPYQEYADTLFNTSLAYEVPVLKGYVTPLLKTVKEDSPVYGEATRLLSFLEYVPVIPSDDVPNLSVLREFIGGSCFE from the coding sequence ATGGAGATAAAATTCAAGGACGGAGATCCGCTAGTCTGCGAGGGGCCTGTGACCGCGCGCGACGCTATGGAAATGATAAATTTTCCTAAGAGGGAAAATGTCGTCGCCTGTCGGGTCAACAGGGTGCAGCGTCCGCTCTCCTGGGAGATCGTGATGGACTCCTTTGTCGAATTCATTACGACGGACAGCATCGAAGGCATAGAGGTCTACATCCGCACGCTATCTTTCCTGCTCACCTCCGCGGCCACCCGGATCAGAGGAATGCGCCTTAGCCTGACGCAGTCCATGTCATATTCGTACTATTATGAATCCCCCGACGGTGAGATCACGGAGGATATCTGCCGCGAGCTCGAGGCGGAGATGCGCCGCATGGTGGACGAAGGCGTGCCGATAACACGCGAGTCCTTCCCGATAGACGTCGCGCGCGCCGTGATGCACGCCCAGAACTATGAAGACAAGGAGCAGCTGCTCCTCTTCGCCGGCAGCGATCCCGTCATCGTTTACAACTGCTGCGGCGTATATGATTTCTTCGGCGGCGCGCTCGCAGACTGCGCGGCGATCACGCCCACATTTGAGCTGCGCCATTATAACGGGGGCATCTTCCTATCCGGGCCGACCTTTGCCGACCCTACGAAGACGATGGCTTTCGTCGAATCGCCGCGGCTCTTCAAGCTCATCGACAGCCACACCGACTGGCTTAAAAACCTCCATATGAGCACGATGGCTGGTATCCACCGGCAGGTGACAGACGGCCGCTCAAGGGACATGATAATGGTCTGCGAAGCGCTGCACACAAAACTGCTCAGCAACACATCGGCGCAGATCGAGGCGCGCCCCGAGGTGAGGCTCCTCTGCCTCGCCGGCCCCTCCAGTTCCGGCAAGACGACCTCGTCGCGGCGGCTGCGCGTACAACTGCTCTCCTCCGGGATAAAATCCGCCACTCTCGAGCTTGACAATTATTTTGTGGACCGCGAGCACACGCCGCTCGACCGGGAGGGAAAACCTGACTTCGAGGCGCTGGAGGCGCTCGACCTGGAACTCGTCAATGAACATATCACGGCTCTTCTCGCCGGCCGCGAGGTGGATATCCCCAAGTTCGACTTCCTCACCGGAAAGCGCACAAAGGGTTATAAGATGCGCATCTCGCCCGACGAGCTGCTCGTCATCGAAGGCATCCACGGGCTCAACGAAAAGCTCACGGCGAGCGTTCCGGCGGATAAAAAATATAGGATCTTTATCTGTCCGCTCACAGGGACCAACATCGATTTCCACAACCGCATCGGTACGACGGACACGCGGCTGCTGCGCCGCCTCGTGCGCGACGCGCGGACGCGCGGGCACTCGGCGGAGGCTACGCTGATGCAGTGGCCCTCGGTGGTGCGCGGTTCGCACCGCCATATATTCCCCTATCAGGAATATGCCGATACCCTTTTCAACACCTCGCTCGCCTATGAGGTGCCGGTGCTGAAGGGATACGTCACGCCGCTTCTCAAAACAGTAAAAGAGGATTCCCCCGTCTACGGCGAAGCGACGCGCCTTTTGTCGTTTCTTGAATATGTTCCGGTCATCCCATCGGACGACGTGCCGAATCTCTCCGTTTTGAGGGAGTTTATTGGCGGCAGTTGTTTTGAATGA
- a CDS encoding DEAD/DEAH box helicase, whose amino-acid sequence MLILHTAFEQDQIYLWGESSFENKKLRNRERAGGNMLPWSAKPQQLRAALRECGVRHGRRTPADESFTASLLIPARGKTPLPSSPILGEVPDSGEPPALSAFYVDAVALSFTEFTQLLRIIRESGERLSFPGLLFADDFKFMCRALEYSAALVQRGAYIPDMEPRGDSFVSQWRPMILAKYQDEFSAYAAAMPPVLCAFSTDGPPAAPCPKRTGAMRLLECMTDMLIRSSQLGGTDRGRRVNAGNPHEIWLRSLIWQKAPLVKWNEEMASLYPQIRAWADSLKAVTAQPWRLFMRLEEPIGEGERDWILSWHLQSTQDPSLIIPAERVWSPTETERGWFDHTQTNPRRYMLQILGHLATRVPYIAKSLEVSYPCECVLSLDNLFDFLQNHLTSIMDQGIQVQFPSTWGQISDRPRLSVRAALHDGNAFAPGGQLHLSDMLDVDWSVALGDDLLTADELAMLTELKTPLTNIRGRWVILYRDEVEKITTALKKLPGKIERKEALLSSLRQEHMEAPLSDVTGSPWLANVRSLLLGAEPLEEMAAPEGFAGRLRPYQAKGLAWLARLVRLGMGACLADDMGLGKTVQTLALIKNLRILGERRPILLICPTSVMENWRRETERFVPGTKTLIHHGMKRNKKNLFTDEALAETLVISSYSLLYRDNSLFAKIEWAGIILDEAQNIKNPDTCQSRAARAVRADWHIALTGTPVENHVGDMWSIMEFLMPGLMPNRARFSREILRPVQAGEKKAMDKVRRMTAPFILRRLKTDKEIISDLPEKIESKEFCPLSREQATLYSAVTSSLERELEGTEGIKRKGMVLGAITALKQICDHPLLYLKDKSEIDNRSGKLARLAEIAEEMLASGDRALIFTQYAEMGELLKKYLQETFGREALFLHGGVPREKRDEMVRRFQEEEDGPPFFVLSLKAGGTGLNLTRANHVVMFDRWWNPAVEQQAVDRAYRIGQQNNVQVHYFCCRGTLEEKIESLIEAKRDLAEMLVGTGESWLSELSDSDLHELFSLEKEAVDNL is encoded by the coding sequence ATGTTAATTCTCCATACGGCATTTGAACAGGACCAAATTTATCTGTGGGGCGAAAGCTCCTTTGAAAATAAAAAGCTGCGGAACCGGGAAAGAGCGGGCGGCAATATGCTGCCGTGGAGCGCGAAGCCGCAGCAGCTTCGCGCCGCGCTCCGGGAGTGCGGCGTGCGCCACGGGCGCAGGACGCCGGCCGACGAATCATTTACGGCTTCGCTCCTCATCCCGGCGCGCGGGAAAACCCCGCTGCCTTCGAGCCCGATACTGGGGGAGGTCCCCGACTCCGGCGAACCTCCGGCCCTCTCCGCCTTTTATGTGGATGCCGTCGCCCTTAGCTTCACGGAGTTCACACAACTGCTGCGGATAATCCGCGAGAGCGGCGAGCGCCTTTCCTTCCCCGGGCTTTTATTTGCCGACGACTTTAAATTCATGTGCCGCGCCCTGGAATATTCCGCGGCGCTTGTGCAGCGCGGAGCCTATATCCCCGACATGGAGCCCCGCGGAGACAGCTTCGTCTCGCAATGGAGGCCGATGATCCTCGCGAAATACCAGGACGAATTCTCCGCCTACGCGGCCGCGATGCCGCCGGTCCTTTGCGCCTTCTCGACGGACGGCCCGCCGGCGGCGCCCTGCCCGAAGCGTACCGGAGCGATGCGGCTCCTCGAGTGCATGACCGATATGCTCATCCGCTCCTCACAGCTAGGCGGGACCGACCGCGGCCGCCGGGTCAACGCCGGCAACCCGCACGAGATATGGCTGCGCTCACTGATCTGGCAGAAGGCGCCTCTCGTAAAGTGGAACGAGGAGATGGCGTCGCTCTACCCGCAGATACGCGCCTGGGCTGACTCGCTGAAGGCCGTCACCGCGCAGCCGTGGCGACTCTTCATGCGCCTTGAGGAGCCGATCGGCGAGGGGGAACGGGACTGGATACTCTCGTGGCATCTGCAGTCGACACAGGACCCGAGCCTGATAATCCCGGCCGAACGGGTATGGAGCCCGACGGAGACCGAACGCGGCTGGTTTGATCATACGCAGACGAACCCCCGCCGGTACATGCTGCAGATACTGGGACACCTCGCGACGCGCGTGCCCTACATCGCGAAGAGCCTGGAAGTTTCCTATCCCTGCGAGTGCGTCCTCTCGCTCGATAATTTATTCGACTTTTTGCAGAATCACCTGACCTCGATAATGGATCAGGGCATACAGGTACAGTTCCCCTCGACCTGGGGGCAGATATCCGACCGCCCGCGCCTCTCGGTGCGCGCGGCCCTTCACGATGGGAATGCCTTCGCTCCGGGCGGCCAACTGCATCTCTCCGACATGCTCGATGTCGATTGGTCCGTGGCCCTTGGCGACGACCTCCTCACCGCCGACGAACTGGCGATGCTGACGGAACTCAAGACGCCGCTCACCAATATACGCGGCCGCTGGGTCATCCTCTACCGCGACGAGGTGGAGAAGATCACGACGGCGCTCAAAAAACTTCCCGGCAAAATCGAACGCAAAGAGGCGCTGCTCTCGTCGCTGCGGCAGGAACATATGGAGGCGCCGCTCTCCGATGTGACGGGCTCGCCCTGGCTCGCGAACGTTCGTTCGCTGCTTCTCGGCGCTGAACCGCTTGAGGAAATGGCGGCTCCCGAAGGATTCGCCGGGCGGCTGCGCCCCTATCAGGCGAAGGGACTGGCCTGGCTGGCGCGCCTTGTGCGCCTCGGCATGGGCGCCTGCCTAGCCGACGACATGGGGCTGGGCAAGACCGTCCAGACCCTGGCCCTCATAAAAAACCTGCGCATCCTCGGCGAACGCCGCCCCATCCTGCTCATCTGCCCCACCTCCGTAATGGAAAACTGGCGGCGTGAGACGGAACGTTTCGTGCCGGGGACGAAGACCCTCATACACCACGGCATGAAGCGGAACAAAAAGAACCTCTTCACCGACGAAGCCCTCGCGGAAACGCTGGTCATCTCCTCATATTCACTGCTCTACCGCGATAATTCGCTCTTCGCGAAGATAGAATGGGCGGGGATAATCCTTGACGAGGCACAGAACATCAAGAACCCCGACACCTGCCAGTCCCGCGCCGCGCGGGCCGTCCGCGCCGACTGGCACATCGCGCTCACCGGTACCCCGGTGGAAAACCATGTCGGCGACATGTGGTCTATCATGGAATTCCTCATGCCCGGCCTCATGCCGAACCGCGCGCGCTTCTCGCGCGAGATACTGCGCCCCGTGCAGGCGGGGGAAAAGAAGGCGATGGACAAGGTCCGGCGGATGACCGCCCCCTTCATCCTGCGCCGCCTCAAGACCGACAAAGAGATAATAAGCGACCTGCCGGAGAAGATAGAAAGCAAAGAATTCTGCCCGCTCTCACGCGAACAGGCGACGCTCTACAGCGCCGTCACCTCCTCGCTTGAGCGCGAACTCGAGGGCACGGAGGGCATAAAGCGCAAAGGGATGGTGCTCGGCGCGATAACCGCGCTGAAGCAGATCTGCGACCACCCGCTCTTATACTTGAAAGACAAGTCCGAGATCGACAACCGCTCGGGAAAGCTCGCGCGCCTCGCGGAGATCGCGGAGGAGATGCTGGCCTCCGGAGACCGCGCGCTCATCTTCACGCAATACGCCGAAATGGGCGAGCTGCTGAAAAAATACCTCCAGGAGACCTTCGGCCGCGAGGCGCTCTTCCTGCACGGCGGCGTGCCGCGCGAGAAGCGCGACGAGATGGTGCGCCGCTTCCAGGAAGAGGAAGACGGGCCGCCCTTCTTCGTCCTCTCGCTCAAAGCCGGAGGCACCGGGCTGAACCTTACGCGCGCGAACCACGTCGTCATGTTCGACCGCTGGTGGAACCCCGCGGTCGAACAGCAGGCGGTCGACCGCGCCTACCGTATCGGACAGCAAAACAACGTGCAGGTACACTACTTCTGCTGCCGCGGCACGCTGGAAGAAAAGATCGAATCGCTGATCGAGGCGAAGCGGGATCTCGCCGAAATGCTCGTCGGCACCGGAGAGAGCTGGCTTTCGGAGTTGAGCGACAGCGACCTGCACGAGCTGTTCTCGCTGGAGAAAGAGGCGGTGGATAACCTATGA
- a CDS encoding SWIM zinc finger family protein: MTASFEREEKFFKYKKPRETKCGIKSRTARGHAYGSNWWSRRWVEIMEQCIDSGRLARGKSYARKGQVVNIHIEPGLVTAFVQGSRKTPYQIRFGFETLSQEARELILFRFGESAALAAKLLAGEMPEEIEAIFKEAGTPLFPARETLRRFKCTCPDDATPCKHIIAVLLILGEELEDDPFLLLKLRGLDKESLISLLTLENAPDDEIAEAGAEYEWESAGELSGGAEAEAETGAPVREEVPPADENWYGGGEFSFERAEPDVQRRAAALDVMNDFPFWRGEHPFRQTLAPFYEHAAIYAGEILTGEKKKPVGRPRKLI, translated from the coding sequence ATGACGGCTTCATTTGAACGTGAAGAAAAATTCTTTAAATACAAAAAGCCGCGCGAGACAAAGTGCGGCATCAAATCGCGCACCGCGCGCGGCCACGCCTACGGTTCAAACTGGTGGTCGCGCCGCTGGGTCGAGATCATGGAACAGTGCATCGACTCCGGGCGGCTCGCGCGCGGCAAGAGCTACGCCCGCAAGGGACAGGTCGTCAACATCCACATAGAGCCGGGGCTGGTGACGGCCTTCGTCCAGGGTTCGCGCAAGACGCCTTACCAGATACGCTTCGGATTCGAGACCCTCTCGCAGGAGGCGCGCGAGCTGATACTCTTCCGCTTTGGGGAAAGCGCCGCGCTCGCCGCGAAGCTGCTTGCGGGAGAGATGCCGGAGGAGATCGAGGCGATCTTTAAAGAGGCGGGGACGCCGCTCTTTCCCGCGAGGGAGACGCTGCGCCGCTTCAAATGCACCTGCCCGGACGACGCCACTCCCTGCAAACACATAATCGCGGTGCTCCTGATACTCGGCGAAGAGCTGGAGGACGACCCCTTCCTGCTGCTCAAACTGCGTGGCCTCGATAAAGAATCGCTGATAAGCCTGCTGACCCTTGAGAACGCCCCGGACGACGAAATCGCAGAGGCCGGCGCGGAGTACGAATGGGAGTCAGCCGGCGAACTGTCGGGCGGCGCCGAAGCGGAGGCGGAGACGGGCGCGCCCGTTCGCGAAGAGGTGCCGCCGGCGGACGAAAACTGGTACGGCGGCGGAGAATTCTCCTTCGAACGCGCGGAGCCGGACGTCCAGCGCCGCGCCGCCGCGCTGGACGTGATGAACGACTTCCCATTCTGGCGCGGGGAACATCCCTTCCGCCAGACCCTGGCCCCCTTCTACGAACACGCCGCGATATACGCCGGCGAAATACTGACGGGAGAAAAGAAAAAACCGGTAGGAAGACCGCGGAAGCTGATATAA
- a CDS encoding helix-turn-helix domain-containing protein — translation METFGARLSRLRREKGLKRHDIAEPLGVDAETIARYEREEREPKVSDAVTIANILGVSIEYLSTGIASPQTHSVYAYGVSDRIIVPVLSSNDSYNLIPSADLIAASTEHIIMPKALIGNVQPHSQPFAIVTRDKSFEKFAIREGSYVVINPAERVANFDIALVFYKGKLTLKRPQYTRHGALYLFPGNNSDAIYVSADDAADINEFKIIGKAVAYQFEETKKIYHNI, via the coding sequence ATGGAAACTTTTGGCGCCCGCTTGAGTCGCCTGCGCAGGGAAAAAGGCTTAAAACGTCACGATATCGCGGAACCGTTAGGCGTGGACGCCGAGACGATCGCGCGTTATGAGAGAGAGGAACGGGAGCCCAAGGTGAGCGACGCCGTCACGATCGCGAATATACTTGGTGTTTCCATAGAGTATCTCTCTACGGGCATAGCTTCTCCGCAGACACACTCTGTTTACGCGTACGGCGTCAGCGACAGGATTATCGTCCCCGTGCTGTCCAGCAACGATTCATATAACCTCATCCCCTCGGCGGATCTCATCGCAGCAAGCACCGAACACATAATCATGCCCAAGGCGCTCATCGGCAATGTGCAGCCGCATAGCCAGCCTTTTGCTATTGTTACACGCGATAAGTCTTTCGAAAAATTCGCCATACGCGAGGGGAGCTACGTGGTGATAAACCCCGCTGAACGTGTCGCCAATTTTGACATAGCCCTTGTTTTTTATAAGGGGAAGCTGACGTTGAAGCGGCCGCAGTATACAAGACACGGAGCCCTTTATCTCTTCCCAGGGAATAACAGCGACGCTATCTATGTTTCCGCCGATGACGCCGCCGATATCAACGAATTCAAGATCATCGGCAAGGCTGTCGCGTATCAGTTCGAAGAAACGAAAAAGATCTACCATAACATATAG